The window TTGCCATGAAGTCGGAGACCGGCGCGACCCGCCCCTGCAGGACGACGTATTTCTGGATCCTGGTACCGGACGGTGCCTCCAGGACCATGCCGACCTTGTTCGCCTCGTCCGGCAGCCGGCCCTGGATTCCGGCGTCGACGCCGGGCGTGTCCGGAATCTTCGGGAAGGCGATGGTGTCGCCCTTGTGCAAGGTCGCCAACCAGCCGGCCGACACCCGCTGCGGCTCCCGGCCCTCGCCTACGACCTGGCGCAGCAGCAGTTCCTCGTTTTCCACGGGGTACGCCGTTCCCTTGGCGTCGACGACGTAGCGGGTGCGGTCCGGACCCGGGCCCTCCACATACATCAGCTCGCCGCCGCGCAGCCGCTCCGTGCCTTCGGTCCGGGGCATGTCGCGCGTGGCGAGGATGAACGCGGCCTTCTGGATGGCACGGCCGCCTTCACCGGGTCGCTCGCAGACCACCCAGCGCTTCTTCGATCCGGCTTCGCCGGCGTCGGGCAGACGGTCGGGGGCGTAGGGGATACCGAGTGTGGGGCCGTGCGGGATCTTGCCGTTGTCGAGCACCGATTCGTCGACGTTGATGACCTTGCCCTTGTCGGGGAGCAGGAGCAGCTTCGCCGAGGACATGTTCAGCACCGGGTGCAGCTGCGTCTTGCCGTCGGTTACGAGGATCACGTACCGCGTGGTCGACTTGCTGGAGATGATGATGTTCTCCCCGGGCTTGTCCCAGTCCTGCGGTGCAGCAGGCTTGAACATGCCCCAGGCTCCGAACGCCGCGAGGATGACCGTCGCGACGATCGCACCCGGCACGACCGCGCGCAGGGGGCGTGGCCAGCCCTCCTCCGTGCCGTTCGGGTTGGGCTGCAGGAA of the Streptomyces sp. T12 genome contains:
- the eccB gene encoding type VII secretion protein EccB is translated as MASRRDELNAYTFARRRLVGQFLQPNPNGTEEGWPRPLRAVVPGAIVATVILAAFGAWGMFKPAAPQDWDKPGENIIISSKSTTRYVILVTDGKTQLHPVLNMSSAKLLLLPDKGKVINVDESVLDNGKIPHGPTLGIPYAPDRLPDAGEAGSKKRWVVCERPGEGGRAIQKAAFILATRDMPRTEGTERLRGGELMYVEGPGPDRTRYVVDAKGTAYPVENEELLLRQVVGEGREPQRVSAGWLATLHKGDTIAFPKIPDTPGVDAGIQGRLPDEANKVGMVLEAPSGTRIQKYVVLQGRVAPVSDFMAKLLLSSKDLTGLGQASRALPVSAGSFTPGAPFGAEKTWPQQEPKPVNSASTEEGSRNTVCNVLHEVDEDQGATTLSTWAGRDFPATLPTGSSSAYVTPGSGQFFRQFTGSSTRSGFFFLVTDTGLRYAMQSNGDSETDDAGIGSSGSAAEKQKQREAAALEEAQQAQNHLGYKDVTPAPIPAAWSAFLPTGPRLSTGAARQPQGS